In Deltaproteobacteria bacterium, the DNA window ACGTCGCCAACGAGTTGTGGGAACAATTGGGCCATGGCGAGACGCTCGATCGGGTGCAGTGGCCGACGTTCTCCGAAGCAGCGCTCGAAGAGGAAAAACTTTTGGTGGTCGTGCAGGTCAATGGCAAGGTGCGCGGCAAGATCACCGTGCCGGCTGACGTCACCCAGGAGCGCATTGAAAAGGATGCCCTGGCCGATCCGAAAGTGACCGGCTTCTTGAGCGGCAAGAAAGTGCAGCGCGTGGTCTATGTGCCGCGCCGATTGGTCAATATCGTGGTGGAGGGTTAGTCATGACGCGACTGGGTCATTGGCAGGTTTGGCGGGCGCTACTCGTTGGCATCGTTATATGGGGCGCTGGAGGGTGCGGTTATCGGTTGACCGGCCAGAATTCCTATTTATTGAAGAATGTCAAAACCGTCTATGTCGAACCGTTCCTCAGCCGGAGCCGCGACGTCGGCATCGACAAAGAGCTGACTTCGGCGCTGCGCAGCGAGTTCTATCGGCGCGGGCAGCTCAAGCTGGTCGATCAAGCCGAGCAGGCCGATGTCATTCTGAGCGGTCTGGTGCGTTCGTTGGAAAGCCAAGTTGCATCGGTGAGCCGGCAGGACGAGGTGCTGGAGTATGAGGCGGTGATGACGCTCGACGTCACATTGCGCCGGCGCGAGCCGAACGAGGTTCTCTGGCGCGCTGCCAACACGCGGTTGACGCAGTTGTATGCCGGTTCGCGGGCCGCTGTGGTGACGACCTCATCGGAGTTTCGCACCGGTACCTTCAATACTTCCGATGTGCGGCGCTTGACCGATATACAGCTAACCGAAATGCAGAGCCAAGCGGCGCGCGAGCAACTGATGGATCGTTTCGCCCGTGACTTGCACCAGCGCATTGTCGAAGGCTTTTAACCTGACAAGCGCTAGACGGGCCGGCGGTGAAATGGTGAAACGGAGTTGTGCGGCAAAACGCTACGTTAGCGGGTGGCGGCTCGGGCAATCCGAGATAGCCAGCGCGAGGCGGTATTGCTCTTGATGATACCCTTGTTTACCGCTTTGCTCAGGGCCTTATCGACCGCCCGGACCTGCGCGGGAATCTCCTCGGCCTTCTTCTCTTCGATGGCTTGACGAGCCTTTTTCATCAAGGTGCGAAGTTTCGATTTGGTTTCGATGTTGCGCGCACGGCGCGCGATGCTTTGCCGGTGCCGCTTGATTGCGGATGGATGTCGAGCCAAAAGCTTTGCCTCCCGAACGAAAATATAAAGTGAGCCCCTTTTCTAACACCTCCGTTTTCCAGAGTCAACTTTGGCAAACGCATGCACGATGGCGGCATGCCGCCGCGGGCAGCTTTTGCCGCAGCTCAAACGGCGGCCAGATAACCAGGTGGTTTCTGAGCAGAACTAAGCAAAACAGGGTAATTGGTTAAAAATAGGAGGAAATCTTTGCTTTTTAGCGAGGCATTATGTTACCGATGGCCATTTGGGGCCTTCCTAATGGGGTTTGATCTAAGTTATCAACAGCTTATTCACACTTGCTGTGGGCCGCGCCGATGCCCTTGAATCTGGGGCCCTGTTGTGCGATATAAAGCGCTAAATCCAAACAGTGATGTGTGACGGGAAAGGAGGTGAACTCATGATGGGAAAGAAGATCGTTTCGTTGTCAGCAGTAGCCCTCTTCGCTTTGACTGTGACCTTAGCGGGATGCGGAAAGAAGGAAGAACCGGCTCCGCCTCCACCGCCGCCGGCACCAGCCCCGGCGCCGGAACCGGCTCCAGCAGCCCCGGCGGGTGGTGATCAGAAAGCCGCCGAGCCCGCGAAAGATGGCGCACCAGCAGCCGGAAAAGCCGCGGAAACGAAAGAAGAGAAAAAAGAAGAGAAGAAGATGGAAGAGAAAAAAGCCAAGTAGAGCCAGTCGGCTTACCGGTCTTTTTCACAACCAGAGAAGGGGAAGGGATCAAATCCTTCCCCTTTTTTGTAATTTGAACTGGCTTAGAGGTGGTGGGAACCGATTCCTACATGACTTTCACCGAGCACCTGGAGGAGCTCCGTTGGTGCTTGCTGCGTTCGCTGATTGTCGTTTTGGTGGTTTCGGCGATCTGCTATGCATTTTCCGATGCGATTTTCGGTTTTATCGTGGCGCCGCTGCGGCAAAACCTCAAGCCCGGTCAGAATCTGATCGGCACGAGTATCACTGAAGCGTTTTTCATAGAAATCAAAGTGGCGTTGGCGGCCGGCGCGGTCTTTTCCAGTCCCTATCTTTTTTATCAGATTTGGCGATTCATTGCGCCGGGGTTGTCGAGCGGCGAGAAGAAGTTGGTCTTGCCCTTTGTGCTATGTGCCACCGGGTTTTTTCTTGGCGGCGCATTTTTTTGTTACAAGATCGTTTTGCCGGTGGCCTTTGAGTATTTCATCGAGCAATACACCACCATGGGGGTGACGCCGGCGCTGCGCATCGGCGAGTATTTTACGTTTTTCTTTCGCATGGTGTTGGCTTTCGGGGGCACCTTCGAGCTGCCGGTATTCACATTTTTTTTGGTGCGGTTGGGGATCTGGGATCACCGTTTAATGATTCGCTCCTTCCGCTACGCGGTTGTGGTTATTTTCGTATGTGCGGCGATTTTGACACCGACGCCCGATATTGTTAATCAATCGCTGCTGGCCCTGCCGATGTTGGTGCTTTACGTGCTGAGCATCGGGGTCGCGTATGTTTGGCGCAAAGATTAGAAAAAATATTTCTCTGGAAGGGATGATCGACCGTCATGATCC includes these proteins:
- the rpsT gene encoding 30S ribosomal protein S20, whose translation is MFVREAKLLARHPSAIKRHRQSIARRARNIETKSKLRTLMKKARQAIEEKKAEEIPAQVRAVDKALSKAVNKGIIKSNTASRWLSRIARAATR
- the tatC gene encoding twin-arginine translocase subunit TatC produces the protein MTFTEHLEELRWCLLRSLIVVLVVSAICYAFSDAIFGFIVAPLRQNLKPGQNLIGTSITEAFFIEIKVALAAGAVFSSPYLFYQIWRFIAPGLSSGEKKLVLPFVLCATGFFLGGAFFCYKIVLPVAFEYFIEQYTTMGVTPALRIGEYFTFFFRMVLAFGGTFELPVFTFFLVRLGIWDHRLMIRSFRYAVVVIFVCAAILTPTPDIVNQSLLALPMLVLYVLSIGVAYVWRKD